One window of the Candidatus Neomarinimicrobiota bacterium genome contains the following:
- a CDS encoding RNA-binding protein, with product MNIYVGNISFQLDESGLEAAFGEFGTVDSARIITDRATGRSKGFGFVEMADQTEGEAAVQAMNGKELEGRELKVNEARPREERPSRPRY from the coding sequence ATGAATATATATGTAGGGAATATTTCCTTTCAATTAGATGAAAGCGGTTTAGAAGCTGCTTTTGGTGAATTTGGTACAGTCGATAGCGCACGCATCATCACTGATCGTGCAACAGGCCGTTCCAAAGGATTTGGTTTTGTCGAAATGGCTGACCAGACTGAAGGTGAAGCTGCTGTTCAAGCAATGAACGGTAAAGAACTTGAAGGTCGTGAATTGAAAGTAAACGAAGCCCGTCCAAGAGAAGAAAGACCTTCTCGCCCAAGATACTAA